In a genomic window of Acidobacteriota bacterium:
- a CDS encoding phenylalanine--tRNA ligase beta subunit-related protein, with protein sequence MSQTGPQIDTATRLVQASDPSTMDFFTVSPSCRKMGLHSRALLFRGVAIQPSPPDFPERVLRAAEVLRARFSTPRSVRETGQVVELHSIFRAVGVNPRKLQPSCERLVQLALKRGSIPTINNLVDTYNLVSLKWICSLGAHDLDRLSPPVELRLLNGDETFIPLGSREPESFGKGEFGYVDARNRLICRLDVRQAEFSKITPGTTNVLLIVGATRALGSSGVERILTETVDEITGACGGSGRILDG encoded by the coding sequence GTGAGTCAAACCGGCCCGCAGATTGACACGGCGACCCGGCTCGTCCAGGCTTCGGATCCATCCACGATGGATTTCTTCACCGTCTCCCCGTCCTGCCGGAAAATGGGTCTCCACTCTCGTGCCCTCCTCTTCCGGGGGGTCGCGATCCAGCCCTCACCGCCCGACTTTCCGGAACGGGTTCTCCGGGCCGCGGAGGTTCTCCGCGCCCGATTTTCCACTCCCCGGTCGGTCCGGGAGACGGGCCAGGTGGTGGAACTGCACTCCATCTTCCGAGCGGTGGGAGTCAACCCCCGAAAACTGCAGCCGTCCTGCGAAAGGCTGGTGCAATTGGCCCTGAAGCGGGGCTCCATACCCACCATCAACAACCTGGTGGACACCTACAACCTGGTGAGTCTCAAATGGATCTGTTCCCTGGGAGCTCACGATCTGGACCGGCTCTCCCCTCCGGTCGAGCTCCGGTTGCTGAACGGGGACGAGACCTTCATTCCCTTGGGCAGCCGGGAGCCGGAATCTTTCGGAAAAGGCGAATTCGGGTACGTGGACGCCCGGAATCGCTTGATCTGCCGGTTGGACGTCCGCCAGGCCGAGTTCAGCAAGATCACCCCCGGGACCACCAACGTGCTGCTCATCGTGGGCGCCACCCGCGCTCTCGGCTCCTCCGGTGTGGAACGGATTTTGACCGAGACCGTGGACGAGATCACCGGGGCCTGCGGCGGCAGCGGCCGGATCCTGGACGGATGA
- a CDS encoding methyltransferase domain-containing protein: MTSFRDFEHGRWQEAVETYAGYWAGLTRQTVPPLLEALRVTRETRLLDVSCGTGHVAAAAVSAGASVVGVDFSSEMLSRARRLHPALDFRLGDAEDLDFRDGSFDAVAINFGMLHFQHPERALAQAYRVLRPGGRAAYTVWAPPDQSRAFEVVYGSIRDYGTLEVPLPPGPPFFRFSDPEESRRILLETGFWEPRIESIRLTWRLPSATVLLRAFEEGTARTGPTLLAQRPADLVRIREAILERASAYEIDGGLEVPMVAVLCRGRKENSPGEVRVS, encoded by the coding sequence ATGACGAGCTTTCGCGACTTCGAGCACGGACGATGGCAGGAGGCCGTCGAGACCTACGCCGGCTACTGGGCCGGCCTGACCCGGCAGACCGTCCCGCCCCTGTTGGAAGCGCTTCGCGTGACTCGGGAAACCCGCCTCCTGGACGTGAGCTGCGGAACCGGACATGTCGCGGCGGCGGCGGTCTCGGCAGGGGCTTCGGTCGTTGGAGTCGACTTCTCCAGTGAAATGCTGTCCAGGGCCCGACGCCTCCACCCCGCCCTCGACTTCCGGCTGGGAGACGCCGAGGATCTGGACTTCCGCGACGGGAGCTTCGACGCCGTGGCCATCAATTTCGGGATGCTCCATTTCCAGCATCCGGAGCGGGCTCTGGCCCAGGCGTACCGCGTGCTCCGCCCGGGCGGCCGGGCCGCCTACACGGTCTGGGCGCCTCCGGACCAGTCCCGGGCCTTCGAAGTGGTCTACGGCTCCATCCGGGACTACGGCACCCTGGAGGTCCCGCTGCCGCCCGGGCCGCCCTTCTTCCGTTTCAGCGACCCTGAGGAGTCGCGCCGGATCCTCCTCGAAACCGGGTTCTGGGAGCCGCGAATCGAGTCGATCCGCCTGACCTGGCGACTCCCTTCGGCGACGGTACTCCTGAGGGCGTTCGAGGAGGGGACAGCCCGCACGGGTCCCACGCTATTGGCGCAGCGACCGGCTGACCTGGTCCGGATCCGCGAGGCCATCCTGGAGCGGGCGTCGGCCTACGAAATCGACGGCGGCCTGGAAGTCCCCATGGTGGCCGTCCTCTGCCGGGGACGAAAGGAGAATAGCCCAGGTGAAGTACGGGTGAGTTGA
- a CDS encoding pyridoxal phosphate-dependent aminotransferase: MNNERSGDGIGLASSVFQVKPSQIRELGEVAFTMEGVLRLQFGESDMPTPDFIKEAASRAMAEGYTFYSENAGLPSLREALAEKYLELHEVRLDPASEILVTASGVQALNLSIRCLVNPGDEALLLTPNWPNAAAIVSLFNGNPREVPFLEREGRFVPDFDALESALTPRTRLLIYSSPSNPLGWVASPKDQRRLLDFCRRNGLWLLADEVYERIYYQGGAAPSILRIADRSDAVVVVQSFSKSYCMTGWRLGWVVSRRDLIFKGAEINEFIVSHAASMIQRAGELALRHRDDGIPQMVEKFRKRNQYCFQALASLDSVSVLQPAGAFYVFPAVEGLEDSFAFAMALLRKCKVAVAPGVAFGRGGGGSFRICTAPGFSVLEPAMERICRFLESGDW, from the coding sequence ATGAACAACGAACGATCCGGCGACGGCATCGGTCTGGCGTCCAGCGTGTTCCAGGTGAAGCCCTCCCAGATTCGGGAGCTGGGGGAAGTGGCCTTCACCATGGAGGGTGTGCTCCGGCTCCAATTCGGCGAGTCGGACATGCCCACGCCCGATTTCATCAAGGAGGCGGCAAGCCGGGCCATGGCGGAGGGCTACACGTTCTATTCCGAGAATGCGGGACTGCCCAGTCTCAGGGAGGCCCTGGCCGAAAAGTATCTCGAGCTCCATGAGGTTCGTCTCGACCCGGCCTCCGAGATCCTGGTGACGGCTTCCGGAGTCCAGGCCCTCAACCTGTCGATCCGGTGCCTCGTGAATCCGGGGGACGAGGCGCTGCTCCTGACCCCCAACTGGCCCAACGCGGCGGCTATCGTCAGCCTCTTCAACGGCAACCCCCGGGAAGTACCGTTTCTGGAGCGGGAGGGACGATTCGTCCCCGATTTCGACGCTCTGGAGTCTGCACTGACGCCTCGGACCCGGCTGCTCATCTACAGTTCGCCCTCCAATCCCCTGGGCTGGGTGGCGTCGCCGAAAGACCAGCGGCGATTGCTGGATTTCTGCCGCCGCAACGGATTGTGGCTGCTGGCCGACGAGGTCTACGAACGGATCTACTACCAGGGCGGGGCGGCTCCCTCGATCCTGCGGATCGCCGACCGGTCCGACGCGGTGGTGGTGGTCCAATCCTTCTCCAAGAGCTACTGCATGACGGGCTGGCGGCTGGGATGGGTGGTCTCACGCCGGGACCTCATTTTCAAAGGCGCCGAGATCAACGAGTTCATCGTTTCCCACGCCGCTTCCATGATCCAGCGGGCCGGCGAACTGGCGCTCCGCCACCGGGACGATGGGATCCCGCAGATGGTGGAAAAGTTCAGGAAGCGCAACCAGTACTGTTTCCAGGCCCTGGCCTCCCTGGACTCGGTCTCGGTGCTGCAACCGGCAGGGGCCTTCTACGTGTTTCCCGCCGTCGAGGGACTGGAGGATTCCTTCGCCTTCGCCATGGCGCTTCTCCGCAAGTGCAAGGTGGCGGTGGCTCCGGGCGTGGCCTTCGGCCGGGGCGGCGGCGGATCCTTCCGCATCTGCACGGCGCCCGGCTTTTCCGTCCTGGAGCCGGCCATGGAGCGGATCTGCCGTTTCCTCGAGAGCGGCGATTGGTAA
- a CDS encoding RES family NAD+ phosphorylase, with protein sequence MAKLPNRPDPVRLQRLPPSLVSLRSGTPLHRIYRRGGDHPTQWRRFRHYGPTSARFDHHHPDDAERSQEQTRGILYLAVDVSTALAEVFQERRTVDRFLQRPWLVSFKLANDLSLLDLTGTFCVRAGGSMKLVSGPAIYSQNWSRALYERYGSIHGLYYPSSLTNRPVIALYERALAVNPFPETPGFHGELSSPMLIEPIRHACRKIGYEFL encoded by the coding sequence ATGGCCAAACTTCCGAACAGACCAGATCCGGTCAGACTCCAGCGCCTTCCTCCGAGCTTGGTCTCACTTCGCAGCGGGACTCCGCTACACCGAATCTATCGGCGCGGCGGTGACCATCCGACCCAGTGGCGCCGGTTCCGACACTACGGGCCGACCTCGGCTCGTTTCGATCACCACCACCCCGACGACGCGGAGAGATCTCAAGAACAGACGCGCGGCATCCTCTATCTTGCCGTCGATGTTTCGACTGCGCTGGCGGAAGTCTTCCAAGAACGGCGGACCGTCGACAGATTTCTTCAGCGGCCCTGGCTGGTGTCATTCAAGCTGGCTAACGACCTGTCATTGCTCGATCTGACCGGCACTTTCTGCGTCCGAGCCGGCGGTTCCATGAAACTGGTCAGCGGACCGGCCATCTACTCCCAGAACTGGTCGCGTGCGTTGTACGAACGCTACGGCAGCATACATGGGCTCTACTACCCCTCCTCGCTCACCAATCGGCCTGTGATCGCACTCTATGAACGCGCCCTCGCCGTCAATCCGTTCCCGGAGACACCCGGCTTCCACGGCGAGTTGAGCAGCCCGATGTTGATCGAGCCGATCCGACATGCATGTCGGAAGATTGGTTACGAATTCCTCTGA
- the modA gene encoding molybdate ABC transporter substrate-binding protein codes for MTARRLMPKRSLPKRLRTAAAVLLAAAAPACGVREETPSSILFFAAASTQDAVREISTRFEAASQVPVTLNFAASSTLAQQILAGAGGDLFLSANVHWVKEVVTEGLASRRRDLLGNRLVVIAPSGSGLQLRKPSDLLDPKIARLSLADPEGVPAGIYARDALQRLDLWRPLQSKVVRGSDVRQALFFVERGEAEAGIVYATDLRISEEVQPLLELDTASSRPIVYPLILLKSPGEAAKRFFEYLSSPESAEVFRRFGFSILADQAAGIASAPRAGPQIAPSAGKTPTGGPC; via the coding sequence ATGACGGCGCGACGTCTCATGCCGAAACGCTCCCTGCCGAAACGCTTGCGCACGGCCGCCGCGGTCCTGCTCGCGGCCGCGGCGCCGGCCTGCGGCGTCCGCGAAGAAACCCCTTCTTCCATCCTCTTCTTCGCGGCGGCCAGCACCCAGGACGCCGTCCGGGAGATCTCCACCCGGTTCGAGGCTGCGAGCCAGGTGCCGGTGACCCTGAATTTCGCCGCCTCGTCGACCCTGGCTCAACAGATCCTGGCCGGCGCCGGAGGCGATCTGTTCCTCTCCGCCAACGTTCATTGGGTGAAGGAGGTCGTCACCGAGGGCCTGGCTTCCAGGCGGCGGGACCTGTTGGGAAACCGGCTCGTGGTCATCGCCCCGTCGGGGAGCGGCCTCCAGCTCCGGAAGCCGTCCGACCTGTTGGATCCGAAAATCGCCCGGCTGAGCCTGGCCGACCCCGAGGGCGTCCCCGCGGGGATCTACGCCCGGGATGCGCTGCAAAGACTCGACCTGTGGCGGCCCCTCCAATCCAAGGTGGTGCGCGGTTCCGACGTGCGCCAGGCCCTGTTCTTCGTGGAGCGGGGAGAGGCGGAGGCGGGTATCGTCTATGCCACCGATCTGCGGATCTCGGAGGAGGTGCAACCACTCCTGGAACTCGACACCGCCTCGAGCCGGCCCATCGTGTACCCCCTGATCCTCTTGAAATCTCCCGGCGAGGCGGCCAAGCGTTTCTTCGAGTACCTCTCCTCCCCGGAATCCGCTGAGGTCTTCCGTCGATTCGGGTTCTCGATACTTGCAGACCAGGCTGCCGGAATCGCGTCCGCGCCGCGGGCCGGGCCGCAAATTGCACCATCGGCGGGGAAAACGCCAACCGGAGGCCCATGCTGA
- a CDS encoding ATP-binding cassette domain-containing protein has translation MSYLDFRASHRFSTGFLLEAEFETDQLVTALCGPSGSGKTTILEMIAGLKQPQQGRIEVGRKVVLDRQRRIMVPPERRRIGFVFQDRRLFPHLTVESNLRFGRRQNGRPGDGIRFDRLVEVLDLERLLKRYPRNLSGGEQQRVALGRALLIHPEFLLLDEPTAALDEPLRDRILDYIARVIDEWRIPTLIVSHVREAVLRLASRTILLNQGRIVTSGSASLL, from the coding sequence ATGAGCTATCTTGACTTCCGGGCCAGCCACCGGTTCTCCACCGGGTTCCTTCTTGAGGCCGAGTTCGAGACGGACCAGTTGGTGACGGCTCTCTGCGGCCCCTCCGGGAGCGGAAAAACCACAATTCTGGAGATGATCGCGGGTCTGAAGCAACCTCAGCAGGGACGCATCGAAGTCGGCCGCAAAGTGGTCCTGGACCGGCAGCGGCGAATCATGGTGCCTCCCGAGCGGCGCCGCATCGGGTTCGTCTTCCAGGACCGGCGCCTGTTCCCGCACCTCACCGTGGAGAGCAACCTCCGCTTCGGCCGCAGGCAAAATGGAAGGCCGGGGGACGGGATCCGCTTCGACCGGCTGGTGGAGGTCCTGGATCTGGAGCGCCTGCTGAAACGCTACCCCCGTAACCTCTCGGGCGGTGAGCAGCAACGGGTGGCGTTGGGCCGGGCCCTGCTGATCCACCCGGAATTCCTGCTCCTGGACGAACCCACGGCGGCGCTGGACGAACCCCTGCGGGACCGCATCCTGGACTACATTGCGCGGGTCATCGACGAGTGGCGAATCCCCACGCTGATCGTGAGTCACGTCCGCGAGGCGGTCCTCCGCCTAGCCAGCCGAACGATCCTGCTCAACCAAGGCCGGATCGTCACTTCCGGGTCGGCGTCGTTACTGTAA
- a CDS encoding helix-turn-helix domain-containing protein: protein MRNSLSHRRRRLNWSQQELARRSGLSRAAISAIETGRVIPSTAAALSLARAFDCSVEELFSLGEIDGQQVDWAWEPRRQRGRFWRARVGGRTLAFPTEWTLAGSLRHDGVYGESKLELTRPMNPEKTLVVAGCDPSVGLLSSHVGADCGLRVLPLIRSSREAIRLLGRGLVHAAGLHFDHAENLRAAGEVLGGNFHLVRVARWEAGVALDPAQKAASIREVLASNLRWVGREEGSAARQCLDQILGSGEKPTGYHRTARDHHGVSETIRTGWAQAGICVRLPAQERGLRFLKVREESYDLCYRADLESTLPIRSLVEVLRSRSYRNDLQQLPGYEAAGAGDRIQE, encoded by the coding sequence ATGCGAAACAGCCTCTCTCACCGGCGACGGCGTCTGAACTGGTCTCAGCAGGAACTGGCCCGCCGCTCCGGCCTCTCCCGGGCCGCCATCAGCGCCATCGAGACGGGACGGGTCATTCCTTCCACCGCGGCCGCGCTTTCCCTGGCCCGCGCCTTCGACTGCTCGGTGGAGGAACTCTTCAGCCTGGGCGAAATCGACGGGCAGCAGGTCGATTGGGCCTGGGAGCCCCGGCGGCAACGGGGCCGTTTCTGGCGGGCGAGAGTCGGCGGCAGGACCCTCGCGTTCCCCACCGAGTGGACGCTGGCGGGCAGTCTGCGGCATGACGGCGTCTATGGAGAATCCAAGCTCGAGCTGACCCGGCCCATGAACCCGGAGAAGACGCTGGTGGTGGCCGGGTGCGACCCGTCGGTGGGCTTGCTCTCCTCCCACGTGGGGGCCGATTGCGGGCTCCGGGTCCTTCCCCTGATCCGCTCCAGCCGGGAAGCGATCCGGCTTCTGGGACGGGGCCTGGTGCACGCGGCCGGCCTTCATTTCGACCATGCCGAGAACCTCCGGGCTGCAGGCGAGGTCCTGGGCGGAAACTTCCATCTCGTCCGGGTGGCTCGATGGGAGGCGGGCGTGGCTCTGGACCCGGCTCAAAAGGCCGCGTCCATCCGGGAAGTGCTGGCCTCGAACCTGCGCTGGGTCGGCCGTGAGGAAGGCTCGGCCGCCCGGCAGTGCCTGGATCAGATTCTGGGATCGGGCGAGAAGCCCACCGGCTACCACCGCACGGCCCGCGACCATCATGGCGTCAGCGAGACCATTCGGACCGGCTGGGCCCAGGCCGGGATCTGCGTCCGCCTGCCGGCGCAGGAACGGGGCCTGCGCTTCCTCAAGGTCCGGGAGGAGAGCTACGACCTCTGCTACCGGGCCGACCTGGAGTCCACGCTCCCCATCCGGAGTCTCGTGGAAGTCCTCCGCTCCCGGTCCTATCGAAACGACCTGCAACAACTGCCCGGCTACGAGGCCGCGGGCGCCGGCGACCGGATCCAGGAATGA
- a CDS encoding MATE family efflux transporter: MTKTPDSPSPSVQPLLELWTIAWPTVMTMTSYTVMQFADKLMVGQVGPVEVAAQGNGGVWAFTPIAFTLGLLTVVNTFVSQSLGAKRALDAPRYGWASLWLSAGMWVALMLPYALLLQYLFPLIHSAQRDQIQRGLENASGADLVAAQAEMEQLDTLIGLETQYAQILLAGSILLLISRALHHYFFGLQRPKVATVSAICGNVTNVAVNYALIFGHLGAPGWGLPGIPGLPALGLTGAALGTIAGTLVESVIPVILFLGPSMNRELRSRRQWRPQKGPILDLLRIGVPAGVQVGNEMACWSIFMTRLVGVFGTYHQTAGWISITYIHLSFMPALGLSVAVTTLVGNYQGADRPDVAAARARLGVLVGLIYMTLFGVIFYLFRYELVSIFVGGLHLDPAEARQIVEIGATLMICAAIFQAFDAFGIIYTGALRGAGDTLWPSAVTILYNWGFILVGGWLMTRYYPQLESVGPWVAATVYIIVLGVTMAYRFESGRWRTLRILEPTKQDAARIAPLSPTAPVSEPGAAVVDIAEEVGRVD; encoded by the coding sequence ATGACGAAAACGCCCGACAGTCCTTCTCCGTCAGTCCAGCCCCTGCTTGAGCTCTGGACCATCGCCTGGCCCACGGTCATGACCATGACCAGCTACACGGTGATGCAGTTCGCCGACAAGCTCATGGTGGGGCAGGTGGGGCCGGTGGAGGTGGCCGCCCAAGGCAATGGCGGCGTCTGGGCGTTTACGCCCATCGCCTTCACGCTGGGTCTGTTGACGGTGGTCAACACCTTCGTCAGCCAGTCCTTGGGAGCGAAACGCGCCCTGGACGCCCCCCGTTACGGCTGGGCCTCGCTCTGGCTCAGCGCCGGGATGTGGGTGGCGCTGATGCTTCCCTACGCCCTGTTGCTCCAGTATCTCTTCCCGCTGATCCACTCCGCTCAACGGGACCAGATTCAACGTGGGTTGGAAAACGCTTCGGGAGCCGATCTCGTGGCGGCGCAAGCGGAAATGGAGCAGTTGGACACCTTGATCGGCCTGGAGACCCAATATGCGCAGATTCTCCTGGCCGGATCGATCCTGCTCCTCATCAGCCGGGCCCTGCACCACTATTTCTTTGGCCTGCAAAGACCCAAGGTGGCCACGGTGTCGGCCATCTGCGGGAACGTGACCAACGTCGCGGTGAACTACGCGCTCATCTTCGGACATCTGGGCGCGCCCGGCTGGGGCCTGCCCGGCATCCCGGGCCTGCCCGCCCTGGGACTGACGGGCGCCGCCCTGGGAACCATCGCCGGCACGCTGGTGGAATCGGTGATCCCCGTGATCCTGTTCCTGGGTCCCTCCATGAACCGGGAGTTGCGGAGCCGGCGGCAATGGAGACCGCAGAAGGGCCCCATCCTGGACCTGCTCCGAATCGGAGTCCCGGCAGGCGTCCAGGTGGGAAACGAAATGGCCTGCTGGTCCATCTTCATGACCCGGCTGGTGGGGGTCTTCGGGACGTATCACCAGACCGCGGGGTGGATCTCCATCACCTACATCCACCTCAGCTTCATGCCGGCCCTGGGCCTGTCGGTGGCGGTGACCACGCTGGTGGGCAACTACCAGGGTGCGGACCGGCCCGACGTGGCGGCCGCCCGGGCCCGCCTGGGAGTCCTGGTGGGCCTGATCTACATGACCCTGTTCGGAGTCATCTTCTATCTCTTCCGGTATGAGCTGGTGTCCATCTTCGTGGGCGGACTCCATCTGGACCCTGCCGAGGCCCGGCAGATCGTGGAGATCGGAGCCACCCTCATGATCTGCGCCGCCATATTCCAGGCCTTCGACGCCTTCGGGATCATCTACACGGGCGCCCTCCGGGGCGCCGGCGACACGCTCTGGCCCAGCGCCGTCACCATCCTCTACAACTGGGGCTTCATACTCGTCGGCGGGTGGCTCATGACCCGGTACTATCCCCAACTCGAATCGGTGGGTCCCTGGGTGGCCGCGACGGTGTACATCATCGTTCTGGGCGTGACCATGGCCTACCGGTTCGAATCCGGCCGCTGGCGGACGTTGCGGATTCTGGAGCCGACGAAGCAGGATGCCGCCCGGATCGCACCCCTCAGCCCCACGGCGCCGGTGTCCGAGCCGGGAGCCGCCGTGGTGGACATCGCCGAGGAAGTGGGACGCGTCGACTGA
- the modB gene encoding molybdate ABC transporter permease subunit, producing MLTEPEWNAVVTSLKVATASVALGLPFAIGLGYFLARWRSAGKWIVETVVNLPLVLPPVVTGYLLLLLMGRNGPLGRLLDEFLGWRVVFTWYAAVAAGAIVSFPLMVRTIRVSFRSVDTRLEEAARSLGRSRLSTFYRVSLPLALRGIVAGSVLGFARTLGEFGATIMVAGNIPGQTQTIPTAIYSLVQSPGGWDRSKRLLLVSILLACVTLAASEILERRRERHELS from the coding sequence ATGCTGACCGAACCGGAGTGGAACGCCGTCGTCACCAGCCTCAAGGTGGCCACCGCCTCTGTGGCCCTGGGCCTGCCGTTCGCCATCGGCCTGGGCTACTTCCTGGCCCGGTGGAGGTCGGCCGGCAAATGGATCGTGGAGACGGTGGTGAACCTTCCCCTGGTATTGCCGCCGGTGGTCACCGGCTATCTTCTCCTGCTCCTGATGGGGCGAAACGGCCCCCTGGGCCGGCTGCTGGACGAGTTTCTGGGCTGGCGGGTGGTCTTCACCTGGTACGCCGCGGTTGCCGCGGGAGCCATCGTGAGCTTTCCACTGATGGTCAGGACGATCCGCGTCTCGTTCCGGAGCGTGGACACGCGCCTGGAGGAGGCGGCTCGAAGCCTGGGCCGGAGCCGGCTCTCCACCTTCTACCGGGTCAGCCTGCCGCTGGCCCTGCGGGGAATCGTGGCCGGCTCGGTGCTGGGCTTCGCCCGCACCCTGGGCGAATTCGGCGCCACCATCATGGTGGCCGGCAACATCCCGGGACAGACCCAGACCATTCCCACCGCCATCTATTCCCTGGTGCAAAGCCCGGGCGGGTGGGACCGGAGCAAACGCCTGCTGTTGGTGTCCATCCTGCTGGCCTGCGTCACGCTGGCGGCCAGCGAGATCCTGGAACGGAGACGGGAACGCCATGAGCTATCTTGA